In a single window of the Rhodamnia argentea isolate NSW1041297 chromosome 2, ASM2092103v1, whole genome shotgun sequence genome:
- the LOC115735458 gene encoding optineurin, producing the protein MARPHHTTVPRRRLAPLQKVQIRTWQALASSDSERDQLTPDRGSNSRSMEDDMDSLFEGMVLFTPSQLPDQPERDGANQRQLHDPIQHLPPPPQSPADAAAASEPLDENLFSDLTLVGPLPDLPENGHSTPRLSPSPSFEKETKTASGHSTAREIAPSVITRQISRKKKRAAGLRIGYGRDVPIATSADRASPVPISPSSDANSVSVPDARSDSNIDSSSNSRNSFSTSVSAPQERESSNVTSLASQSNHRGLEVSEDLKEASEDPPRTPGTSDSNVIQPPKRVIEEESALASEATETTKHGDDGAEPTKMDDSVEMKFERMKAQIAEKLNRARELAASLSAAKKDCVRKTRKAAENVTLVSTKHKELEKSLEEACEAEDFEMAEKVSESLAVAEKERQALVDALRASEAECDAIDAKIQEVLNAQVAAEDECVSLLENFSKDATASADLIEKKANLLHAKEMDKWLSSSEDLEVKKMELEIESYLISEAREGLNGSIEHSVDNDSREKEKLLKKKDVLLDELEKLLNLVKEKEKEIAENDATIEAVEKRIAGVVSGFQDMQSDIGAKYDRMKSKVSQVDEEIEALSVKKKDIDGVLSQEENKGAKIRELGRIAADEAKAYNEAAGLRKGLMLCILEYREGKLGLMKTEEKFSEDVKRLQQEASSARASLQELSSNKSSLQQEIASFEQRILYVDKRLPELETEKKVAAAARNFKEAARIAAEAKSLSTEKEGAQMELERATMELGKLEEEIKETVDKLQEAEELILLRERDLAVARFQRLLITASAAGAERAAAVELGDHEEAEILLAEAEAAESEAQKLRAVYDLKEENFGNRPKHLIPMELVSDLGGKQLAELAASVHLTPAS; encoded by the exons ATGGCAAGACCCCACCACACCACCGTCCCTCGCCGACGTTTAGCCCCATTGCAGAAGGTTCAGATAAGAACTTGGCAAGCATTGGCGAGCTCTGACTCGGAGCGCGACCAGTTGACACCGGATCGAGGCTCGAATTCCCGTTCAATGGAAGACGACATGGACTCGCTCTTCGAAGGCATGGTGCTGTTCACGCCGTCCCAGCTTCCCGACCAACCCGAAAGGGACGGTGCGAATCAACGCCAGCTCCATGATCCGATCCAGCATCTTCCTCCGCCGCCGCAGTCGCCCGCGGATGCGGCGGCCGCGTCCGAGCCGCTCGACGAGAACCTCTTCTCCGACCTCACTCTCGTCGGTCCTCTGCCGGACCTGCCCGAGAACGGCCACTCCACTCCTCGATTGAGCCCCAGTCCTTCTTTCGAGAAGGAGACGAAGACGGCGTCGGGTCATTCGACGGCGCGAGAGATTGCTCCTTCTGTAATAACTCGGCAGAtttcgaggaagaagaagagagctgCTGGTTTGAGGATCGGATATGGGAGAGACGTGCCGATCGCGACTTCCGCCGATCGCGCGTCTCCTGTTCCCatctctccttcttctgatGCGAATTCAGTCTCTGTACCAGACGCGAGATCGGATTCCAATATCGACAGCAGCAGTAACAGTAGAAATAGCTTCTCCACGTCCGTATCTGCTCCGCAAGAACGGGAATCATCCAATGTTACTTCACTCGCATCACAGTCTAACCATCGCGGCCTAGAAGTTTCAGAAGATTTAAAGGAGGCCTCGGAGGATCCTCCACGAACTCCGGGGACTAGCGACAGTAACGTAATTCAGCCCCCTAAGAGAGTTATAGAGGAAGAATCAGCTCTCGCATCCGAGGCTACGGAGACGACAAAACACGGCGACGATGGTGCTGAGCCGACGAAGATGGACGATTCAGTTGAGATGAAATTCGAGCGAATGAAGGCTCAGATTGCCGAGAAACTCAACCGGGCTCGCGAATTGGCAGCTTCCTTATCCGCTGCGAAGAAGGATTGCGTGAGGAAGACAAGAAAAGCTGCTGAGAACGTGACTTTGGTTTCTACCAAGCACAAGGAACTGGAGAAGAGCTTGGAGGAAGCATGTGAGGCTGAAGATTTCGAGATGGCTGAGAAGGTCAGTGAGAGCCTTGCTGTTGCCGAAAAGGAGAGACAAGCTTTGGTGGATGCGCTCAGAGCTAGTGAAGCCGAATGCGATGCTATTGATGCGAAGATTCAGGAGGTTTTGAATGCTCAGGTTGCTGCTGAGGATGAGTGTGTTTCTCTGTTGGAGAATTTCTCTAAG GATGCAACTGCTAGTGCTGACCTGATAGAGAAGAAGGCAAACTTACTGCATGCAAAGGAAATGGACAAATGGCTTTCATCAAGTGAAGAtttggaggtgaagaagatGGAACTTGAAATCGAGTCGTATCTGATAAGTGAAGCTCGTGAAGGACTGAATGGTTCCATCGAGCATTCAGTTGACAATGACagtagagagaaagaaaaacttcttaagaagaaggatgtgTTGTTGGATGAATTGGAGAAGCTACTTAATTTAgtgaaagagaaggagaaagaaattgCTGAGAATGATGCTACCATTGAAGCAGTAGAGAAGCGTATTGCTGGTGTGGTCTCTGGATTTCAGGACATGCAATCAGATATTGGTGCTAAATATGATAGAATGAAATCAAAGGTCTCTCAGGTTGATGAGGAAATTGAAGCTTTATCTGTAAAAAAGAAGGATATTGATGGCGTACTCTCTCAGGAAGAGAATAAAGGCGCAAAGATTAGGGAACTTGGGAGGATTGCTGCAGATGAAGCAAAAGCATATAATGAAGCTGCAGGGTTGAGAAAAGGTTTAATGCTCTGCATTTTGGAGTACCGAGAAGGTAAACTGGGGCTGATGAAGACTGAGGAGAAATTTTCTGAAGATGTCAAGAGGCTCCAACAAGAAGCTTCCTCTGCAAGAGCTTCTCTACAG GAACTGTCTTCAAATAAGTCCAGCCTCCAGCAGGAGATAGCTTCATTCGAGCAGAGGATACTTTATGTGGACAAAAGACTTCCAGAACTAGAGACCGAGAAAAAGGTTGCTGCTGCCGcaagaaatttcaaagaagCCGCACGAATAGCTGCTGAAGCAAAGTCGTTAAGTACTGAGAAGGAAGGAGCACAAATGGAGCTTGAAAGAGCCACTATGGAGCTTGGAAAGCTTGAAGAAGAGATTAAAGAAACTGTTGATAAATTGCAGGAGGCTGAGGAGCTGATCTTATTAAGGGAGAGGGATTTGGCGGTAGCTAGATTCCAGAGGTTACTCATAACTGCCAGTGCTGCCGGTGCTGAAAGAGCTGCTGCTGTGGAATTGGGCGACCATGAAGAAGCAGAGATTTTACTTGCTGAGGCGGAAGCTGCAGAATCTGAAGCCCAAAAGCTCCGAGCAGTATATGACTTGaaggaggaaaattttggcaatcGACCAAAACATTTAATCCCTATGGAACTTGTTTCTGATCTCGGCGGGAAACAATTAGCAGAATTAGCTGCATCTGTTCATCTCACCCCAGCATCATGA
- the LOC115727997 gene encoding UDP-rhamnose/UDP-galactose transporter 2, with protein MESEKKSSAVSDVGAWAMNVVSSVGIIMANKQLMSSSGYGFGFATTLTGFHFAVTALVGLVSNAAGYSASKYVPMWELLWFSIVANMSITGMNFSLMLNSVGFYQISKLSMIPVVCVMEWILHSKHYSREVKMAVMVVVVGVGVCTVTDVKVNAKGFICACVAVLSTSLQQISIGSLQKKYSIGSFELLSKTAPIQAVSLLVFGPFVDYFLNGNAIIDYKMSYGALFFILLSCSLAVFCNMSQYLCIGRFSATSFQVLGHMKTVCVLILGWVLFDSALTLKNIMGMIIAVLGMVVYSWAVELEKQSNAKTALNVKNSLTEEEIRLLKEGVEHPPAKDIELGDSKV; from the exons ATGGAGAGCGAGAAGAAATCGTCGGCCGTGTCCGATGTGGGAGCGTGGGCGATGAACGTGGTGAGCTCCGTCGGCATTATTATGGCCAACAAGCAGCTCATGTCCTCCAGTGGCTACGGCTTCGGTTTCG CTACGACGTTGACGGGGTTCCACTTTGCCGTGACTGCTTTGGTCGGTCTGGTGTCAAATGCTGCTGGTTATTCTGCATCTAAATACGTTCCTATGTGGGAGCTTCTCTGGTTCTCTATTGTTGCTAATATGTCCATCACGGGGATGAACTTCAGCTTGATGCTTAACTCTGTTGGATTTTACCAA ATTTCAAAACTGAGCATGATTCCTGTTGTTTGCGTGATGGAGTGGATCCTTCACAGTAAACATTACTCAAGGGAAGTGAAAATGGCCGTGATGGTTGTGGTAGTAGGAGTTGGTGTTTGCACTGTTACGGACGTAAAAGTCAACGCCAAAGGTTTCATATGTGCTTGTGTGGCTGTCCTCTCTACATCGTTGCAGCAGATT TCAATAGGCTCCTTGCAAAAGAAGTACTCGATTGGATCTTTTGAATTGCTGAGTAAGACAGCTCCAATTCAAGCCGTCTCTCTCCTTGTTTTCGGTCCATTTGTTGATTACTTCCTCAATGGCAATGCGATAATAGACTATAAGATGTCTTATGGTGCCCTG TTCTTTATACTTCTCTCTTGCTCGCTGGCGGTATTCTGCAACATGAGTCAGTACCTCTGCATAGGACGATTCTCGGCCACGTCCTTCCAGGTTTTGGGCCACATGAAGACGGTGTGCGTCCTCATACTAGGATGGGTGCTCTTCGATTCCGCGCTGACTCTGAAGAACATAATGGGGATGATCATAGCCGTTCTCGGCATGGTAGTGTACAGTTGGGCCGTGGAACTAGAGAAGCAGTCGAATGCAAAGACCGCGCTGAATGTGAAAAACAGTCTCACGGAAGAGGAAATTAGGCTTTTGAAGGAAGGTGTTGAGCATCCTCCCGCGAAAGACATTGAACTTGGTGATTCCAAGGTATAG
- the LOC125313857 gene encoding auxin-induced protein 15A yields the protein MVSSIVKKLRCCGATTPDAPKGRVPIRVGRHGDLLCKFDVEASHLSHPLFQDLLRSSEEEFGFSYDGALRIPCEVGVFRCLLRLLNASHRGSRVRAPKLSAEDGRSKCFLLSR from the coding sequence ATGGTGAGCAGCATTGTGAAGAAACTGCGGTGCTGCGGAGCGACGACCCCGGACGCTCCCAAAGGCCGAGTCCCCATCCGCGTGGGCAGGCACGGCGACCTCCTTTGCAAGTTCGACGTGGAGGCGAGCCACCTGAGCCACCCGCTGTTCCAGGACCTCCTCCGGTCGTCCGAAGAAGAGTTCGGGTTCTCCTACGACGGTGCGCTCCGGATCCCGTGCGAGGTCGGCGTGTTCCGGTGCCTCCTCCGCCTTCTTAACGCGAGCCATCGCGGCTCTCGGGTCCGTGCTCCCAAGTTAAGCGCGGAGGACGGTCGAAGCAAGTGCTTCTTGCTTTCCAGATGA